In Mammaliicoccus sp. Marseille-Q6498, the genomic stretch TCATATTTTGTTCTGATTAATTTCAAAATATCAGCTAATTGCTCAGTTAAATTGGATTAAAAAATTATTTGCTGTTAACTAGATTATCATTGTTTTATGCTCAAATTATATTTACATAATTTGTAATTAATGTTATTATATACATACTTGCCAAAGCTGAGAGATGGTTTATTTTTTATGGTTTTTATGTACACTAAAAAACCCCTTTACTATTATCCATAGTGAAGGGGTTTTTGGTGTTTTTCTTACTAAAAATTCTTATATTATATAGCTTTCTATTCTTGTTTAACTATTTTTTAACTTTAGATCTGATTTTCTGTATTGTATTATACAAGAAATATTTCTTCTTATTAATTGGTTTATAGAAATCTCCAATAAGTTCTTCAATTTGAACGTTAAATCCTCGTTTAAATCTATATACACCATAGTCCTCACTGTTTTCTGTGAAATCTCCTGATAATCCGTAGAAGTTATATCGATCAAATCCATTTTCAAAACAGTAATTAATCATATGCCAATGCATCATATATGGTCCCATATAGTGGTTGTATTTTTCACTTGATCCACCTGAGAAGTAATTGATTTCATAAGCATTCTCGAAGAATACGCCTGCTGCTAAGTTCAAGATTTCTCCGTCTGTTTTAATTAATTCACTTGTTTCTAGTAATTCTTTTTGTGCGTGATCAATTTGTTTATCTGTTTCAGCGATTTTTTTCAATTGCTTTTCAGATTTATTTTCTTTTGCCATCATTTGATCGCGCTTAGTTTCTAAATCACTTAAGTTTTCTTGAGTTGTCTTAATATATTCGTTTAAGTCGATATATGCTAATGGTACTAAAGCTTTAGAACCATATGTATCGATAAAGTTGTTAAAGTATTCGTCTGTTTTAGAAATAAATCCAGCTCTTTCTTCTGTTTCTCTGTACAACTCGAAGAATATATTCATTTCGTCTCTTTCTAAAAATCTTACTTTAACGCCATAGTTATGAGCTTTATTGACATTACGTTTACGTTGGCTATCGAAACCCTTTTTAATTTCTGCTAAAGTTTTATCTTTTAAGTTTAATACGCCCATCCATCTTACTTGGCTTGATGGATCATATTGTGTTGTAAACCCATGATGTTCATAACCTAATGATTTAAT encodes the following:
- a CDS encoding aminoacyltransferase; translated protein: MKFTELTVTEYDDFVSDSKYESHYFQVKENIRTRENDGFQVVLLGVKDDNNQVVAASLFSKIPTLGSYVYYSNRGPVMDYSDLELVKYYFKALEKYLKQHQCLYVKVDPYWIYNIYDKDIKQIKEDGANDDIINLIKSLGYEHHGFTTQYDPSSQVRWMGVLNLKDKTLAEIKKGFDSQRKRNVNKAHNYGVKVRFLERDEMNIFFELYRETEERAGFISKTDEYFNNFIDTYGSKALVPLAYIDLNEYIKTTQENLSDLETKRDQMMAKENKSEKQLKKIAETDKQIDHAQKELLETSELIKTDGEILNLAAGVFFENAYEINYFSGGSSEKYNHYMGPYMMHWHMINYCFENGFDRYNFYGLSGDFTENSEDYGVYRFKRGFNVQIEELIGDFYKPINKKKYFLYNTIQKIRSKVKK